The Thermoflavifilum sp. genome contains a region encoding:
- a CDS encoding efflux RND transporter periplasmic adaptor subunit encodes MKKRTLYTMIGLLVVVVIVLLVLKSRGVIGGTDAVKVAVDTATYRDITQVVTASGKIYPETEVRVSSDVSGEIVDLPVQEGDSVHKGQVVARVYADIYSSIVQRSEATLKQAQAQLANAQAALGSYKARLDQAKYTYDRDKQLLQQKVIAQSEFEQAESAYYSALADYEAAQQQVKSAQFAVQSAQADLKQAQDNLYRTTITAPMDGIVSVLDVKKGERVVGTAQMAGTEIMRIADMNVMEVRVDVGENDIPKVQLGDTAIIEVDAYNDRKFKGIVTQVAPSSQAVAQQTSTAATLSSSADQVANYTVHIRILRSSYADLLDPKRPRFFPLRPGMSASVNIQTETRHHVLAVPINAVALRSMPSKKNQNNTTLNNNTEQQEVVFKLTGQDLVRMIPVKTGIQDDNFIEIDSGLKAGDVVISAPYNAVSKTLTDSARVKVVPHQQLFEVSAPK; translated from the coding sequence ATGAAAAAAAGAACCTTGTACACGATGATTGGTTTGCTTGTAGTGGTGGTGATTGTGTTGCTTGTGCTAAAATCCAGAGGCGTGATTGGAGGTACCGATGCGGTAAAAGTAGCGGTGGATACGGCCACTTATCGTGATATCACACAGGTGGTTACCGCCAGCGGGAAAATTTATCCAGAAACGGAAGTGCGGGTAAGTTCTGATGTATCGGGCGAGATTGTGGATTTACCCGTTCAAGAAGGCGATTCCGTGCATAAAGGCCAGGTGGTAGCTCGTGTGTACGCTGATATTTACAGTTCTATTGTGCAGCGTTCCGAAGCCACATTAAAACAGGCACAGGCACAACTGGCGAATGCCCAGGCTGCACTGGGGTCGTACAAGGCCCGGCTGGATCAGGCCAAATACACGTATGATCGCGATAAACAATTGCTGCAACAAAAAGTGATTGCACAAAGCGAATTTGAACAGGCTGAAAGTGCTTATTATTCCGCACTTGCCGACTATGAAGCCGCACAGCAACAGGTAAAGAGTGCACAATTTGCCGTGCAATCCGCACAGGCCGATTTGAAACAGGCACAGGATAATTTATACCGCACCACCATCACGGCGCCGATGGATGGCATTGTTTCCGTACTCGATGTGAAAAAAGGTGAACGCGTGGTAGGTACCGCACAGATGGCCGGCACGGAAATCATGCGAATCGCCGATATGAATGTGATGGAAGTACGGGTAGATGTGGGTGAAAATGATATTCCCAAGGTACAATTAGGCGATACCGCAATCATTGAAGTAGATGCCTATAATGATCGAAAATTCAAGGGCATCGTTACACAGGTTGCTCCTTCCAGTCAGGCCGTAGCCCAGCAAACATCCACAGCTGCCACACTTTCATCTTCTGCCGACCAGGTCGCCAACTACACGGTGCATATCCGCATCCTGCGTAGCAGCTACGCCGATTTATTAGATCCCAAACGCCCACGCTTTTTCCCACTACGCCCGGGCATGAGCGCCAGCGTGAACATCCAGACCGAAACCCGTCATCATGTACTGGCCGTTCCTATCAATGCCGTGGCGTTGCGCAGCATGCCATCAAAGAAAAATCAGAACAACACAACTTTAAACAACAATACAGAACAGCAGGAAGTGGTGTTCAAGCTTACCGGGCAGGATCTGGTGCGCATGATCCCCGTGAAAACAGGTATTCAGGACGATAACTTCATTGAAATCGATTCTGGATTAAAAGCTGGTGATGTGGTAATTTCTGCACCTTACAATGCTGTTTCTAAAACATTAACCGACAGCGCTCGCGTGAAGGTGGTTCCACATCAACAACTGTTCGAGGTTTCAGCTCCCAAATGA
- a CDS encoding DUF6263 family protein produces MPVIKKLGFVLLMFFLSAVSPAQSVQLRYVFQQGSTFELRVQDRAETYLTIQDSHQRTSTQGNYTLQLRVVNIMPATSSAIMEARYKKIFLTASSQDITNTINTDGNAQDALNLVFRRMIDKPFRFTIQQNGTIQDIEGIDSLIAFAIGAIPANTSKAERQAIINFVQEQFNADAFHNQFINLFPRYPDHAVQVGDGWTDIVQLFGRLGGSLTTAWKFDYGDKYGLKVSAQGNMISNKMAVIDLGGGIKGNVDVQGNSQSSYLISAENGWPTRSVQHTEINGAYIYRAAYNKKMKQDIQIPVRYVHDLQYELLH; encoded by the coding sequence ATGCCAGTAATAAAAAAATTAGGTTTTGTTTTGTTGATGTTTTTTTTGTCGGCCGTTTCGCCTGCGCAGTCCGTGCAATTGCGATATGTATTTCAACAGGGAAGCACATTTGAACTTCGTGTTCAGGATAGGGCTGAAACTTATCTTACCATTCAGGATAGCCATCAACGTACTTCTACACAGGGTAATTATACGTTACAGTTGCGTGTGGTAAACATTATGCCTGCAACATCGTCGGCAATCATGGAAGCCCGATATAAGAAAATTTTTCTAACAGCATCTTCACAGGATATCACCAACACCATCAATACGGATGGCAATGCTCAGGATGCGTTAAATCTCGTATTCCGGAGAATGATCGATAAGCCGTTTCGCTTCACCATTCAACAAAATGGTACCATCCAGGATATTGAAGGTATTGATAGCCTCATTGCATTTGCCATCGGTGCGATTCCCGCAAATACTTCAAAAGCCGAACGGCAGGCCATCATCAATTTTGTACAGGAACAATTCAATGCCGATGCTTTTCACAATCAATTCATCAACTTGTTTCCACGTTATCCTGATCATGCTGTACAGGTGGGCGATGGCTGGACAGATATCGTTCAACTGTTCGGACGACTGGGTGGAAGCCTTACCACTGCATGGAAGTTTGATTATGGGGATAAATACGGATTAAAGGTTTCTGCACAGGGAAATATGATAAGCAATAAAATGGCCGTAATTGATTTAGGTGGAGGAATCAAGGGCAATGTAGATGTACAGGGCAATTCACAATCGTCGTATCTGATAAGCGCTGAGAACGGCTGGCCCACGCGCAGTGTGCAGCATACCGAGATCAACGGAGCTTACATCTATCGTGCAGCCTACAATAAAAAAATGAAACAGGATATTCAAATTCCGGTACGATACGTGCACGACCTGCAATATGAATTGCTACATTGA
- a CDS encoding TIGR02757 family protein, whose amino-acid sequence MDKRLLAVKKFLDDKLVYYHHPDFIAQDPISVPHRFSRLQDIEIAGFFTALIAWGSRTSIINSANQLMQLMDNAPYAFITQHKPADLKRMLSFSHRTFQPTDLLFFISFLQAYYQHFVSLESAFAAHLKTDDETVEAALNGFYRMVFSGEYPERSRKHLPAPFRGSSCKRLNMFLRWMVRQDDQGIDFGCWKQLKPHQLICPMDVHVARVARRLGLIDTPTPNWKTAVMLTRKLRIFDASDPVKYDFALFALGVIEKWV is encoded by the coding sequence ATGGATAAACGTTTACTTGCTGTAAAAAAATTTCTTGACGATAAACTTGTTTACTATCATCATCCAGATTTCATTGCGCAGGATCCTATATCCGTTCCACATCGTTTTTCCCGATTGCAGGATATTGAAATCGCCGGTTTTTTTACTGCGCTGATAGCCTGGGGAAGCCGTACCAGCATCATCAACAGTGCCAATCAGCTCATGCAACTCATGGACAATGCGCCCTATGCGTTTATAACGCAGCATAAGCCGGCCGATCTGAAACGCATGCTGTCATTTTCGCATCGCACTTTTCAGCCTACCGATCTGTTGTTTTTTATTTCTTTCTTACAGGCATATTATCAACATTTTGTTTCGCTGGAATCGGCCTTTGCAGCGCATCTGAAAACAGATGATGAAACCGTAGAAGCGGCGTTGAATGGGTTTTATCGCATGGTATTTTCTGGAGAATATCCCGAACGAAGCCGGAAACACCTGCCGGCACCCTTTCGAGGTTCTTCATGCAAACGCTTGAATATGTTTTTGCGGTGGATGGTAAGGCAGGATGACCAGGGCATTGATTTTGGATGCTGGAAACAGCTTAAGCCTCATCAGTTGATATGCCCGATGGATGTGCATGTGGCTCGTGTGGCACGTAGACTCGGACTGATTGATACACCTACCCCGAACTGGAAAACCGCAGTCATGCTCACCCGAAAATTGCGTATTTTCGATGCCAGCGACCCCGTGAAATATGATTTTGCCCTGTTTGCACTTGGCGTAATCGAAAAATGGGTATGA
- a CDS encoding DUF2911 domain-containing protein — MKKVLLLIFAFVCCTWVARKSYAQQEQVKFPPLDVSPMDMSYYPPNYPAAKLRGNAGQLIMRVIYSRPQKKGRTIFGGLEPFGKVDRLGANEADELDVFSPVTIGGKTLQPGRYTFYAIFQPDKWTFIVNAETDTWGAFGYDPKKDIVRVDVPVQHMSEPVEALSMVFQKTDKGADLVIGWDTTMVRVPFTF, encoded by the coding sequence ATGAAAAAAGTCCTTCTCCTCATTTTCGCTTTTGTCTGCTGCACCTGGGTTGCACGGAAAAGCTATGCCCAGCAGGAACAGGTGAAATTTCCTCCGCTGGATGTGAGCCCCATGGACATGTCTTATTACCCGCCCAATTATCCGGCGGCCAAATTGCGTGGCAATGCCGGTCAGCTCATCATGCGGGTTATTTACAGTCGGCCTCAGAAGAAGGGCCGCACGATTTTTGGCGGACTCGAACCATTTGGTAAAGTCGATCGGCTGGGTGCTAATGAAGCCGATGAACTCGATGTTTTTTCACCCGTAACCATCGGTGGTAAAACCCTGCAACCGGGCAGATACACTTTTTATGCTATTTTTCAACCCGACAAATGGACGTTTATCGTGAATGCGGAAACCGATACCTGGGGCGCTTTTGGCTATGATCCTAAGAAAGACATTGTGCGGGTGGATGTGCCGGTTCAGCACATGAGCGAGCCTGTAGAGGCCCTGAGCATGGTTTTTCAGAAAACCGATAAAGGTGCCGATCTGGTTATCGGCTGGGATACTACCATGGTGCGCGTGCCCTTTACGTTTTAA
- a CDS encoding ACP phosphodiesterase, giving the protein MNFLAHAYLSFYDPPVLVGNMIADFVKGKKSLVGYPETIQAGIVLHRAIDGFTDRHPLTQQVRNVFRLHYGLYAAPFADVIYDYFLANDDHIFNEDSLQTFARYTYETLHAYRQWWPADFHRMFRYMETQNWLWNYRTEAGVFRSIERLIRRFQLTQGIQPAIDDFHLHYDTLQACYQQFFPALQSFVKNFHTHQH; this is encoded by the coding sequence ATGAATTTTCTGGCACATGCATATTTGTCGTTTTATGATCCGCCGGTACTGGTGGGCAATATGATAGCCGATTTTGTAAAAGGAAAAAAATCTTTAGTCGGGTATCCAGAAACGATTCAGGCTGGAATTGTTTTGCATCGTGCCATTGATGGCTTCACCGATCGACATCCCCTTACCCAACAGGTGCGGAACGTGTTTCGCCTGCATTATGGACTATATGCAGCTCCTTTTGCCGATGTGATTTATGATTATTTTCTGGCAAATGATGACCATATCTTCAATGAAGATTCTTTGCAAACTTTTGCACGATATACCTATGAAACGCTGCATGCTTATCGACAATGGTGGCCAGCAGATTTTCATCGTATGTTCAGGTATATGGAAACACAGAATTGGTTATGGAATTACCGTACGGAAGCCGGTGTATTTCGCAGCATAGAGCGGTTGATTCGCAGGTTTCAATTAACGCAGGGTATTCAACCGGCTATCGACGATTTTCACCTGCATTATGATACTTTGCAGGCCTGCTACCAACAATTCTTTCCGGCCTTACAATCATTCGTCAAGAATTTTCATACTCATCAGCATTGA
- a CDS encoding deoxyhypusine synthase family protein translates to MAKGPVSQFIEHHYRHFNAATLVDAAKAYEAHLEAGGKMMITLAGAMSTAELGISLAEMIRQDKVHIISCTGANLEEDIMNLVAHNHYKRVPHYRDLSPQEEWELLQQGYNRVTDTCIPEEEAFRRIQHHIEKVWKQAQERGERYFPHEFMYQLLLSRVMETHYEIDPKDSWMLAAAEKNLPIVVPGWEDSTLGNIFASYCIKGELQPSIMKTGIEYMMYLADWYRQHSAGKGVGFFQIGGGIAGDFPICVVPMMYQDLGWKDVPFWSYFCQISDSTTSYGSYSGAVPNEKITWGKLGIDTPKFIIESDATIVAPLIFAWVLGW, encoded by the coding sequence ATGGCGAAAGGTCCTGTTTCTCAATTTATCGAACATCATTATCGTCATTTCAACGCGGCAACACTGGTAGATGCTGCTAAAGCTTATGAAGCCCATCTGGAAGCCGGCGGTAAAATGATGATTACCTTAGCCGGAGCCATGAGTACGGCTGAATTGGGCATTTCCCTGGCCGAGATGATCCGCCAGGATAAAGTCCATATCATCAGTTGCACGGGTGCCAATCTGGAAGAAGATATTATGAATCTGGTGGCACACAATCACTACAAACGTGTACCTCATTACCGCGATTTAAGTCCACAGGAAGAATGGGAGCTCCTGCAACAGGGATATAATCGTGTTACAGATACCTGCATTCCGGAAGAAGAGGCATTCAGGCGCATCCAGCATCATATTGAGAAAGTATGGAAACAAGCCCAGGAAAGGGGCGAACGCTACTTCCCACACGAATTTATGTATCAGCTGTTGCTGAGCAGGGTTATGGAAACTCATTATGAGATTGATCCGAAAGACAGCTGGATGCTGGCTGCCGCCGAAAAAAACCTGCCCATTGTGGTGCCTGGCTGGGAAGACAGTACGCTGGGCAACATTTTCGCCTCCTACTGCATCAAAGGCGAGCTCCAGCCTTCTATCATGAAAACTGGCATCGAATACATGATGTACCTGGCCGACTGGTATCGCCAGCATTCTGCAGGCAAGGGTGTGGGCTTCTTTCAAATTGGTGGCGGTATAGCCGGCGATTTCCCCATTTGCGTGGTGCCCATGATGTACCAGGACCTGGGCTGGAAAGATGTGCCCTTCTGGAGCTATTTCTGCCAGATATCCGATTCCACCACTTCCTATGGCTCGTATTCCGGGGCCGTGCCCAATGAAAAAATCACCTGGGGCAAACTGGGTATCGATACACCCAAATTCATCATCGAGTCCGACGCCACTATTGTGGCTCCCCTGATCTTTGCCTGGGTGCTGGGATGGTAA